The sequence AAAATGGATGTACACTCAATCCCATTGCGCATGGATTTAAAGATCTCTTCTATCGATTGCCATCCAGCTGACTTTTTAGTCAAATTTCTGGGCAAATACAACGCTGAATGCGAATTTGATTACCATATATTGCAAAATGAAATCCAACGTGTCCCCAAAGTAAACGACAACATTGGCATTGGGGAGTTTTGTTTGGTACAAGACAAACCATTTGGCGCATGGCACAGAGGAAGAATTTTGGATAAAACTAATGAAATATTTGTTGTTTGCTTGATAGATCAAGGAAATACAGTGAACGTTGGTTCCATACAAATTGCCTCAGCTTGTGGTGAATTGTTCATGCTTCCTCCAAAAATAGTTAAAGGAATTTTCTCAAATATACTTCCAATTAAGGAGAAGTGGACTCCCAAGGAAGTAAATTATTTCTCGTCCTTAGTAGGACTACAAATTAAAGGACAAGTGCAAACATTCTTACCACATCAAGTTGTCCTTTTGGAAGTACCAAAAATTATTAGTCATGTTGTTGAGTTGAATTTGGCAAAGTATGTTGATACTGATTCATTCTGTCTCCTTATAGAGATTTCACACAGGTTTCCGTCAAGCGCACTGTGTAAGCAAATGCCTGACTTGCTACTACAGAAAACTTTGCATTCAGATCACTCTTTCAGTTTAGATGGTGATCTCCCCAGTTTTCAAAAGATACTTGATCATCTTAGACCTAGCTTATCAGTTGGCACAACAGAAAAAGTTAAAATATCAGCTGCTGTGAGCCCAAGTAGATTTTACTTTCACATTTTGTCATGGGAAGAAGAACTACAGAGTTTGACAACTACCATGTTTTCACATTATGAAGCTATTGGCAAAGGTCATAATGCTGTTTTGGACAATTTTGGAGTGCTTTGTGCAGCCAAACGAAAAGATGGACTTTGGCGCAGAGGAGTAATACAAAAAATTCTCACTGGTGAAGAAGTGAAAGTCTGGTTCATAGATTTTGGAAGCAGTGAAACTGTATCTTCATCTTATGTGAAGAAGCTGCAACCTGagtttctgtctctccctatgATGGCAATCCCATGTTCCCTGTCAAGTATTAATGACCATACAGAAAGTATCAGGAATATGCAATTGAGTGTATTTAAGCAGGGCCTTTTAGGACAGCTAGTTATTGCTCAAGTTGACCAGTTCTGTTGTGAGGAACGTCTCTTTTATGTAACATTGTACAATCAAGCCTATGAACTTAACGCAAAATGTCATTTGACAAATGAACATGTCCCAATCTTCTCACCAAATGCTTATACAAACTTCAGTAAGTCATTGGAATCTGAAACAAATTCTAAAAACAGTACATTATTTGAAACTGCTATGCTGACCGAGAAGAAAGGATTGGTTGAAAACATTTCTTACAAAACCGTAGAAATGGAGGTAGACTCTGTCAATGTCGCTTACGTAGAGTATGTATTGAACCCATCCAACTTCTGGATTAGAACTGATGAGCATCAAAACGAGTTTTTAGCCATGATGGAAAATATCTCAAATCTGTATAATCTATGCGGGCCTAACGAAAGAGTTCTTGAAAATCCAGAGCTGGGGAAACTTTGCTGTGCTCTTTATGCTAAAGATAGACACTACTACAGAGCGATTGTTACTGAAGTGCTTGATTCCCAAATTGATGTGTATTTTGTTGATTTTGGAAAtacagagactgttccattctATGACGTTAAAACTTTACTGCCAGAGTTCTGTGTGTTGCCTGCATTGGCCATGTGCTGCACACTAGCTCATGTATGTCCTCTGGATGATGTGTGGGGGAATAGTGCAacagatttttttaaacaaattgtcAATGAAAAAGCTCTTCTTTTCCATGTTGTTTCAAAACAGAAATACAAATATGTGGTTGATGTGCGGCATTTCGAACCATCAGAACATTCAAATATTGTCACGCTTATGGTGCAAGCTGGCTATGCAGAACACTGGAAGATAAAGCATAATGCCTGCCTTCCAAATGTGGAGGGAAACACCCAAGTGCAAAACTTAAAAAAACGTACGACAAATAAAGTTGCTAATCAAAACACAAGCATCTCTCTTGTAGAACATGGATCAAAAAAATCCACTGTTGCAGCAAATTGTATTTTAGTATCAAAgcagcatgttaatccaaaggtgAAAACTGTGCTACCTACAAAAGTTGGCCATTCTACAATCTCAAAGATGCCTCATAGTCCATACAAACAATATATGTTTAGGCCCGGTACTGTTATGGATGTAATCTGTTCTCACGTGAAATCGCCGGGAGATTTTTGGTGCCAGCTGAATATTAAATCTTCAGAGTTAAAAGGCTTAATGGAAAAAATTCAAAATGACTACTCTACTTGCAACAACATTTATCAATCTGGGCAAAGTGCTTGTATTGCCAAGAATCCATGTGATGGTAAGTTTTATCGAGCTGCCATTGTAAACAGAGTATCGAGAAAAGAAGTTGATGTGATTTTTGTTGATTATGGTAATTGTGAGAGAGTCTTGTCTACAGATCTTCGAGAAATTATACCAGAGCTCCTTGATTTGGAAGGTCAGGCATTTCGTTGCAGCTTGAACAGTTTAATTTCGGGACTGTAAAATGCACAATCAATTCAGTGTTCAGTGTTGGTTATAAAGACCTTTATAATGCAGTTAATTTGGAAACGCCATTTATTAATGCATGCGAGCTTCTCATTAACAAGGGACATGCCCTTTTCTCACACTGCTCCGTTCCATCAATTTGCCTGTATACATTTTGTTACTCTAATTTTGACCTAGAAGTTGGAAATGAAGAACGGGTGTGTGTTACCTATATTTACAACCCAGGGAAATTTTATTGTCAACTTGCTAAAAATAGTGAAGCTGTCGAAGCATTAATGGAGAAAGTTTCTGAAATTGGCAAGAAAATAAAACTAGACAGTTCCACAAAGAAAAAAAGCACATGTGTAGTGAAGTATTTTGAAGATGGCAACTTTTACAGAGCATTAGCAAGTCCTGTAGAGTCATCAGCTTATTTTGTGACCTTTTTCGTAGACTTTGGAAACAGTCAACTGGTGGAGGAAGATGAATTGTTGCCAATTCCAGATGAAGCAACAGATGTTCTGTGTACACCAATGCAAGCTATTCAATGCTATCTTTCTGATTTAAAAGAAGGTGTTTTCCCGACCGAAGTTCAAAAATGGTTTGAGGAAACTTGTATTGGTAAAGTACTAAAGGCTGTTATAGTAACAAGGGACTTTGATGGACAGTTTGGCTTGGAACTATATGATGGAGACAttctaataaataataaaatcaaagaaCTACTAGGGATGCGTTCCCATTCAAACCAAGGTGAAATGCTGCTGAAAACAAAAGATGTTGACAAAAACTCACAACAAAGaaaatgcaaaataaaaataatagatcCCAAGGACAAAGTTGGAATTAAATTACGCACCCCAAAACTGTGGCAGGCGAAAAACCAAAGCAATGTGATCCCTTCACGAGATCATAAAGCAAAGCTACCACTTCTCCCTGAGAAAATTATATCATTCAACATTGGGAAACCAGATGTAAAAATTAAAGATCCTTCATGTAAAACTTCTTCGCAAAACCATATACATGATCTTGCACAAAACGCAGTGCAAAGTAATGAGAATTGTGCTGCTGTTTCACATTTCGCTATGCAATCAGGGATGTCGGGCAGAACC comes from Ascaphus truei isolate aAscTru1 chromosome 4, aAscTru1.hap1, whole genome shotgun sequence and encodes:
- the TDRD15 gene encoding LOW QUALITY PROTEIN: tudor domain-containing protein 15 (The sequence of the model RefSeq protein was modified relative to this genomic sequence to represent the inferred CDS: inserted 1 base in 1 codon), which gives rise to MDVHSIPLRMDLKISSIDCHPADFLVKFLGKYNAECEFDYHILQNEIQRVPKVNDNIGIGEFCLVQDKPFGAWHRGRILDKTNEIFVVCLIDQGNTVNVGSIQIASACGELFMLPPKIVKGIFSNILPIKEKWTPKEVNYFSSLVGLQIKGQVQTFLPHQVVLLEVPKIISHVVELNLAKYVDTDSFCLLIEISHRFPSSALCKQMPDLLLQKTLHSDHSFSLDGDLPSFQKILDHLRPSLSVGTTEKVKISAAVSPSRFYFHILSWEEELQSLTTTMFSHYEAIGKGHNAVLDNFGVLCAAKRKDGLWRRGVIQKILTGEEVKVWFIDFGSSETVSSSYVKKLQPEFLSLPMMAIPCSLSSINDHTESIRNMQLSVFKQGLLGQLVIAQVDQFCCEERLFYVTLYNQAYELNAKCHLTNEHVPIFSPNAYTNFSKSLESETNSKNSTLFETAMLTEKKGLVENISYKTVEMEVDSVNVAYVEYVLNPSNFWIRTDEHQNEFLAMMENISNLYNLCGPNERVLENPELGKLCCALYAKDRHYYRAIVTEVLDSQIDVYFVDFGNTETVPFYDVKTLLPEFCVLPALAMCCTLAHVCPLDDVWGNSATDFFKQIVNEKALLFHVVSKQKYKYVVDVRHFEPSEHSNIVTLMVQAGYAEHWKIKHNACLPNVEGNTQVQNLKKRTTNKVANQNTSISLVEHGSKKSTVAANCILVSKQHVNPKVKTVLPTKVGHSTISKMPHSPYKQYMFRPGTVMDVICSHVKSPGDFWCQLNIKSSELKGLMEKIQNDYSTCNNIYQSGQSACIAKNPCDGKFYRAAIVNRVSRKEVDVIFVDYGNCERVLSTDLREIIPELLDLEGQAFRCSLNXFNFGTVKCTINSVFSVGYKDLYNAVNLETPFINACELLINKGHALFSHCSVPSICLYTFCYSNFDLEVGNEERVCVTYIYNPGKFYCQLAKNSEAVEALMEKVSEIGKKIKLDSSTKKKSTCVVKYFEDGNFYRALASPVESSAYFVTFFVDFGNSQLVEEDELLPIPDEATDVLCTPMQAIQCYLSDLKEGVFPTEVQKWFEETCIGKVLKAVIVTRDFDGQFGLELYDGDILINNKIKELLGMRSHSNQGEMLLKTKDVDKNSQQRKCKIKIIDPKDKVGIKLRTPKLWQAKNQSNVIPSRDHKAKLPLLPEKIISFNIGKPDVKIKDPSCKTSSQNHIHDLAQNAVQSNENCAAVSHFAMQSGMSGRTQIKCSDLPGALIEPSSSHLGYVSHIDSPSSFYIQLAENEEKITQLAEELNKEPISFQAFVDKDLKVGDLVIAEYAHDGAFYRAAVKQVKIDNFFEVEFIDYGNLAIVNSSTMFILPDTLSTIPILCIWVFLNGVSNLQTEGGWSKDVMSSFSEKVNEKLLNCEFLCMHSKQWEIRITCAGRSVTDELLQCFGTTGLQKTSFPGEKIALEYPLNSKPAQNQNSLLKSSNAIDHEKGKDVQNFPNDTNGYTHEIQRRWTSEPRRLESAKITYVSSCRKFFVTVGGYSVASEKLISLIETAVKQVDNRLALKNITKGMTCLAKSLKMQTWFRAAVEKIFPNERKMLVFFMDHGAHEIISMHNTKRLAGDILSIPKQAIACTWVGTEHFEETLFNKVMKSLIRKEVQIRFLHFSTSCNSWKVEVLSNDLLLKEYFDTMANQNNNEPSCTKIDSCYKFQADTEDFPKCSIPWAPLHNLKMYSGFLTAAYDPSDFYLQLDDSVDAMNSLLLYMNELSVDILPLPLELLRPGCVCLVKSFLEEEWCRSEIVKVTSDSILLTLLDYGLFKCIPHSDMSKLKSIPKDLALLPTLTYPCALSGVIPSDGTHWSKEAIDFFVHYVKHNFMFQSIKYNSSNKLEVNVYVEDNVSERLVSMGYAIYTEKASSKTVAVNTDATDMSNGSLKPHTQDETILKHVRNGKPQKEEWESQLGVNLDSAVQNTDFKTFLQKSDLQEHEAHSLPINCAQVEVAKIIIVPDPPFKEYSNSN